The following nucleotide sequence is from Gammaproteobacteria bacterium.
TGCGGACCGTTTTTCCGTCATGAGCGTCCTCAAAAAGGTCGATATCGTCAATTCCATCAACTTGGTGTAGAAACATTCGGTTTTGTTGGGCCAGATATTGATGCAGAGTTGATCATTTTAAGTGCCCATATGTGGAAGAAAATCAATCTTCCCATGCAGCCAAGATTAGAAATAAATAGTTTGGGTTCATCGCAAGCACGAAAGAAATATCGAGAAATACTTATCGCTTATTTGCAGCAATATGAAACCCAGCTTGATAACGAAGCCAAGCAACGCTTGCACACAAATCCGTTACGTATCTTAGATAGCAAAAATCCTGATTTACAAGAGATTATTCAAAATGCTCCGAGTTTGTTAGAACATTTAGATGCCGAATCAGCAGATCATTTTTTGCAATTACAAAAACGATTGGATGCTGCAAATATTACATACACCATAAATCCTCGTCTTGTGCGTGGTTTAGATTATTACAGCAAAACCGTATTTGAATGGATTGCTGAAGGGTTAGGTGCGCAAGCTACGATTTGTGCTGGAGGCCGATATGATGGTTTAGTGGATCAATTGGGTGGTAAACCATGCCCTGCTGCGGGTTTTGCGATTGGTTTAGAAAGACTGGCCTCATTACTGGAAGGCTCTCAGCAAGCTGATTCATTAGCAAATGCTTCTGATGTGGATGTCTATATGGTGCTCATGGGTGAGGAGGCTGAAATGGCTGGATTACAACTAGCAGACCAACTTCGCACACAGCTACCTATATCTTCTGTGGTAACAAATTGCGGTGGAGGTAGTATAAAATCACAGATGAAGCGAGCCGATAAGTCAAAAGCTAGGCTGGCTTTTATTTTGGGTGAGGATGAGCTGAAAAACCAAAATGTCACGGTGAAATACATGCGTGAAAAGCGTGACCAAGCAACGGTTTCACAGGGTGATGTACTGAATTTTTTAGATAGTTATTTAAATACGCAATAAATTAGGTAAGCAAGAAAATATGGCTGAGTACGAAACAGAAGAACAGCAGGTTGAAGCGCTAAAAGATTGGTGGAAGCAAAATGGTCTAGCAGTTATTGGTGGTGCAGTATTAGGTATTTCTGCGCTCATGGGCTGGCGTGGCTGGAATTGGCATCAAGAAAAGCAGGCGACTGAGGCTTCAGATATTTTCGCTGTAGTGCAAGAAGCGGTTAATAAGAATGATGTGAATGCTTTACAAGAGCAAACTAAAACGTTGCGAGATAATTATGCAGCTACACCTTATGCATCGCTGGCAGTTTTGCATCAAGCAAAAAATTTAACTGAGCAAGGCAATACTGATGCTGCGGAAGAAAGTTTGCGCTGGGTGTTAAATAACAGCAAACAAGAAACTGTGCAGAATGTTGCGCGTTTGCGCTTGGCCCGGCTTTTACTCGCAGACAATAAAGTTGATGAAGCTCAAGCTATGGTAGGTAGCGAAATGTCTGATGCCTATGCGTCATTAGCAAATGAAATTCGTGGCGATATTTTTGTAGCTAAAGGTGAAATTGAGCAAGCTAAAGAAGCTTATGATCAAGCCATGCAATCAGCTAGCGGTGACGGTGTAGAATACTTGCAACTTAAGCGCAATAATTTAGGCAGTTAACTTGGCAATTTCAATCGCGATGCGTAATTGCATCAATCTACTTTTAATAATTGTGATCGCAAGCAGTTTGCAACTTGCGGGTTGCAGCGTATTAAGCAAACCAAAAGAATGGTTTGAAAAAGAAGAAAATCCGAGAGAGCCAGCAAAGCTTGCAAAAATCGAAGCTGAAAAAATTAGTGTGCAACAGGTTTGGCGTAATTCGGTTGGTAATTTAGAAGAGTCTTACAATAAAATACGTCCTTATATTACCGATAATCGTGTGTACCTTAGTGATGCTGAAGGTCGTGTAGAGGCCTGGCAGCGTGAAGATGGTAAGCACTTATGGTCTGTAAATCTTAAAGAAGATATTTCTGGCGGGGTAAATGGTGGCGAAGGAATTGTCGCCATTGGAACGGAAAACGGCGAGGTCGTTGCTTTGGATGCAGATGATGGCAGTGAAAGTTGGCGCACCAAAGTACCGAGTGAAGCAATGTCATTGTCAGAAGCAAGATATGGAGTCATTGCAGTAAGAACGAATGATAATTCTGTGCATGCTTTGGATGTAAGATCTGGCAATATAAGTTGGAGTGCAGGCAAAAGTCGTCCGGCATTAACATTGCGAGGCGCGAGTCAGCCCAAAGTGGTGGGTGATTTAGTGCTAGTGGGTTTCGATGATGGAAAGTTAATGGCCATAAATTTGCGCGATGGCGAACCCGTGTGGGAAGTGCCGGTTTCAATACCAAAAGGACGCTCTGAATTAGAACGTATGTCCGATGTGGATGGTGAATTTGCTTATCTTGATGGTATCGTATTTGCAGCGAGTTTTAATGGCCGAGTAGTCGCTATTGATTTAGACACAGGTAAAACACAATGGACAAAAGATCTCTCATCATATGCAGGTCTGAGTGTAGATCGTGAGCGAGTCTATGTAACCGATGCTGATGATAGCGTTTGGGGCTTAGATATTTCTACAGGCGCAACCTTGTGGCGACAAGATAAATTTTTGTATAGGGAGCTTACTGCTCCACAAGTAATGGGTAACTACATTGTGGTCGGCGATTACGATGGTTACCTGCATTGGCTTTCTAAAGAGGATGGAAAAATTATCGGCCGTGACAATGTCGCGGGAGATAAAATAGAAGTAGCCCCTATCATTATAAATAACCGTGCCTATGTGCTGGCAAATAATGGTTCACTTTCAGTATTGCAATACCGAAAGTAATTCCCCAAGTTTTTTACTAGTTTCTTTTATTCAAATATTTAGTAACCAACGAGTGTATAGATATGAAGCCTGTCATAGCGCTGGTTGGTCGACCTAATGTTGGTAAATCAACCTTATTTAACTATCTAACTAAATCTAATAATGCTTTGGTTGCAGACCAGCCTGGTCTCACGCGTGATCGTATTTATGGCTTAAGCAAGCGTTTCGATAATCGCTATATTGTCATTGATACAGGTGGTATTGCACCACGGGATGAATCACAGGATCAAGACGATATTAATCATGCCATTAGCACACAAGCATGGCATGCCATTGAAGAAGCTGATTTGGTGTGTTTTTTGGTCGATGGTAGAGAAGGCTTGGTTTCTCAAGATCAAGAAGTTTTCAAAAAGTTAAGATCTACAAATAAAAAAGTATTTGTTTTAGTTAACAAAGTAGATTCTGGTGTGGCCAATATGCTTTCCAGTGATTTTTATTCACTAGGCGCAGAACATGTATATGAAACTTCTGCTAGATCAGGGAAAGGTGTACGTGCTTTATTTGCAATAATAGATGAACAATTCCCTGATCGAGAAGAAGAGCCAGAGGAAGACGGTCCTTCAGATGTAATAAAAGTAGCGCTAGTCGGCAGACCCAATGTGGGTAAGTCAACCTTAGCGAATGCTTTGATAGGTGAAGAGCGTTTTGTAACATCTGATGTTCCTGGTACAACACGTGACAGTATCTCCGCTAACATAGAAAAGTTTGGCACCAAGTTTGAGCTTATTGATACAGCTGGTGTACGTCGTCGTAGCAAAGTAAATGATATGGTTGAAAAATTCAGCGTGGTGAAAACCATTCAAGCCATTGAGGATGCCCACGTAGTGATATTAATGCTCGATGGCACCAAAGAATTTGCAGTACAAGATGCGCACTTGGCAGGCATGGTGCTGCAAAGCGGTCGTGCAGTGGTGGTGGCAATCAATAAAACCGATGTCAGTTCTTTTGAAGATCGTAAAGAGATGCAAAAAGGCTTTGACCTAAAGTTACGTTTCTTAGAGTTTGCAGAGAGACAATTTATATCCGCTAAACATAAAGAAGGTATTACAAAACTGATGCGTGCCGCTGCACGAGCGTATAAATCAGCTAATGTGAACGTAAACACCTCTGATTTAAATAGAATGTTAGAAGGTGCTTTAGAAAGTTTTCAGCCACCACTGGTAAGAGGGCGTAGGATAAAACTCAAATATGCTGCACAAGTAAGCAGTTGCCCACCCACCTTTGCTATTCATGGTAATCAAATAGAAAGAATTCCAGCAACCTATAAACGTTATTTGGAAAACTACTTTCGTAAGTCATTGAAACTAGTTGGAACCCCTATTCAACTTCTCTTTAAACAACCAGATAATCCTTATGCAGGTAGGCATAATAAATTAACGCCTCGCCAAGAGCACAGCCGCAAACGCATGATGAAGAAAGTTAAAAAACGATAGAAAGTTTAAATAAAATATAGCTTGTTCCTTTAAAAAATATGACTGAGCACCTAGAAACTGTCATGGTAAAGTTATTAGCACCATTAATAATGCTACTGGCAATAGCAGTTATTTATTTTATCTTTAATAGACAGCAGTCTCTATGGAGCCGAGTACTTGCATCGTCACATTCATTGATCGCAATAGTCGGCATCCTTTACGCGATTATTGCAAGTAGCTACACGAGTCCATCTTCTTTTGCGCCGCATACCGCTATTTTTTCTAATATATTAGTGATTGCGTGTATATTTGGATTTGTTGCAGTATTGTATTTTGAAGGTAACAAGAGCATACATCTATTGTTGCTCCCATTTTTGTTATGCATGGCATACATATGGCATGTTGGTGGAAAGGTGATCACCCATAATTGGGTGTGATTTTGGTGAATTGCCTAAGAGTGTGGATTGGTAAGTTACGTATGTTTATTTAAAAACTATTTGCTAGAATGCATTTCTAGATCTTCCTTTGGATAATGCATGGTTTTAAAAAAAGGCACTCTCTCTGCTCGCGGACTTCATGAGCTATATGCAGAAGATGCAGGCAAAGCCGATAAGCTTTTATGGGGCAGAGAAGCGAATCCGCTTACGCGACGTGGGTTTTTAACCAAAAGTAGTTTGCTTGCCATGAGCGCTGCAGTAGGTGCGGCCATTCCTTTCGCGCATTTAATACCAAGTGGGCTGATTCCAGCTGCATTTGCTGAAGAAGAAACACCTTTTAAAATTGAAGGCAAAGACGGCTTGATTGTATTAAATGATCGGCCCGTTAATGCCGAAACGCCTGCACATTTGCTGGATGATGAGATCACGCCAGCGAAACATATGTTTGTTCGCAACAATGGTATTCCACCTGTTAAAGAAAAAATTGATCCAGCAGCATGGAAATTAGAAATTGCAGGTGAAGCGTGTGAAACACCTGCTTCGTTTACCATAAGTGAACTAAAAGAAAAATTTAAAACTTATACCTATCAATTACAACTTGAATGCGGTGGTAATGGGCGTAGTGAATTTGTGCCTTCTGCAAGTGGTAACCAGTGGACTACGGGTGCAGTCGCCTGTCCAACCTTTACTGGTGTGCGGGTACGTGACGTATTGGAGTCTTGTGGAATTAAAGATAACGCAGTGTATATCGGGTATTACGGAGCCGATACTCATTTAAGTGGTGACCTTGATAAACAGCCGATCTCACGTGGTGTGCCGATTCAAAAAGCCGTTCAAGATGAATCACTCATTGCTTGGGCGATGAATGATGAAGATATTCCATACCTTAATGGTTATCCGTTACGTTTGGTTTGTTCTGGATGGCCCGGTTCAGTATCAGGAAAGTGGTTAACTAGAATTGTTGTACGTGACCAAGTACATGATGGCAAGAAAATGGAAGCACCTTCGTATCGTGTGCCTAAAGTTCCAGTGGCCCCAGGTACGGAAGTGCCGAAAGAAGATATGCAGATTATCGAATCCATGCCGGTTAAATCACTGGTTACTTTTCCAAAATCAGGCATTAGTCATAAACTAGCTAAACCGTTAGCGGTGCGTGGTCATGCTTGGGCAGGGGATTTTCAAGTAGCTAAAGTTGAAGTGTCGAACGACTTTGGCGCTACCTGGAAAATGGTGATGCTTCAAGCTCCAGTAAATAAGTTTGCGTGGCAGCATTGGCGAACAGAAATAACGTTTCCTGAAATCGGTTATTACGAGGTTTGGGCAAAAGCGATTGATCGCGAAGGGCGTTCACAACCGATGGTGGTGCCAGGCTGGAACCCTAAAGGTTATTTAAACAATGCATGTCATCGCATTGCAGTTCAAGTGGTATGAAACTTTTCACTTTTGTTTCGTTACTGATAATTACTTTTGCGCTAAGCATTACTGTACAGGCAGAACAGGTGGATGAATCTACTGGTTTAATCAAAACAGATGGATGGGAAACCGTACGTAATAATTGTATTGCGTGTCATTCAACAAAATTAATTACTCAAAATCACGGTGCTCGAAACCGCTGGTTGGCAATGATTGAATGGATGCAAGCTACTCAAGGTTTGCAGCAATTTGATGCTGATACACAAGAGATAATATTGTCTTATCTGAGTGTACATTACGGCCCTAAAGAAGATGCGAGGCGATCATCATTAGATCCTCTTTTGATGCCGAGTAATCCATATAAAAAAACTTTGCAGCCACAAAATATTACGCCTGAGTTGAAATAATAATCCTATATATTATATGTGCGGAGATTGGAGCTAAGTATGGATTCTGACAAGCAGCACGAATATAAACCACGCAATGTGGAAGATATGAGTGAGCAAATATTTGTTTTTGCTGAAGGGAAAATTAGTGGCTACCTTTCATGTCTTTTAGGTGTGTTGAGTTTTCTTGCCGTGCTTTGCTATCAGTTTCCTAGTTATTTAACCACTACGGATTTACGCGCAGCGTATGATTCTGTATTTTTGCAGAATGTCTTAATGGTTTGCATGTGGGCAGCGCTAATATTTTCTCTCATCACATTTATTTTAGCGAAGCGTAGAAAATTGGGCGCCATTGGTGCAGTGTTTACCTTGGCAGCTTTTGCATTAGGCGGTTACGAGGTTGAAACCGGTGCTGTAGAACCCAACCAGCTTTCACTGGGTTTGGATTGGTTGATTTTAACCTTATTAATGTCGGTTGGAATTTTTACTTTTCTTGAAAAGATTTTTCCTAAATATAAAGAGCAGGCCATCTTAAGGCCTGAATGGACATTAGACTTATTTTATTTTGTATTTAATCACTTGTTGATTGCAGTATTATTGTTAGTCGCTAATTATTTTGTAGTCAATGTATTTGGTTGGGCGGCCAATGCAAATGTGCAGTCGACGATTCAAAGCCTACCTACAGCAGTTCAAGTACTGATTTTAGTGATTGGTGCGGATTTTGTGTTGTATTGGTCACATAGAATCTTCCATGAAACGCCTGCATTATGGAAAATTCATGCCGTGCATCATTCGGTAGAGCATATGGATTGGTTGGCGGGTTCTCGCAACCATATTGTGCAAACCATTGTAGATCGGTCTATCGCTATGGTGCCGTTGTATTTAGTTGGTCCTGATAAAGCGGCGTTAGATATTTATGTAACTTTTGCAGCACTTCAAGCGATCACTGTGCATGCTAATTTAGGCATACCATTTGGTCCGTTGAAGTATCTCATTACCACCCCGCAGTATCATCATTGGCATCACAGTACCGATCGCCCTGCGATCGATACTAACTATGCGGTGCATACCCCTTTATTTGATAAGTTGTTTGGAACCTATCATATGCCAGTGGAGCATTGGCCTGCGGAATATGGAACGACTAAGCGATTACCACGTAGTTTTTTAGGCCAACTTGTTTATCCGTTTAAACGTTAACTTTCATTTCTTTATTTAAGACCAAATTGCGGCA
It contains:
- the hisS gene encoding histidine--tRNA ligase, giving the protein MSKRIQSIRGMHDVLPPESGVLRAIEHATQSVLQQYGYQEIRMPLLEQTELFKRSLGEVTDIVEKEMYTFEDRNGDSLTLRPEGTASCVRAGIQHGFLYAQPQRLWYCGPFFRHERPQKGRYRQFHQLGVETFGFVGPDIDAELIILSAHMWKKINLPMQPRLEINSLGSSQARKKYREILIAYLQQYETQLDNEAKQRLHTNPLRILDSKNPDLQEIIQNAPSLLEHLDAESADHFLQLQKRLDAANITYTINPRLVRGLDYYSKTVFEWIAEGLGAQATICAGGRYDGLVDQLGGKPCPAAGFAIGLERLASLLEGSQQADSLANASDVDVYMVLMGEEAEMAGLQLADQLRTQLPISSVVTNCGGGSIKSQMKRADKSKARLAFILGEDELKNQNVTVKYMREKRDQATVSQGDVLNFLDSYLNTQ
- a CDS encoding tetratricopeptide repeat protein, translated to MAEYETEEQQVEALKDWWKQNGLAVIGGAVLGISALMGWRGWNWHQEKQATEASDIFAVVQEAVNKNDVNALQEQTKTLRDNYAATPYASLAVLHQAKNLTEQGNTDAAEESLRWVLNNSKQETVQNVARLRLARLLLADNKVDEAQAMVGSEMSDAYASLANEIRGDIFVAKGEIEQAKEAYDQAMQSASGDGVEYLQLKRNNLGS
- the bamB gene encoding outer membrane protein assembly factor BamB produces the protein MAISIAMRNCINLLLIIVIASSLQLAGCSVLSKPKEWFEKEENPREPAKLAKIEAEKISVQQVWRNSVGNLEESYNKIRPYITDNRVYLSDAEGRVEAWQREDGKHLWSVNLKEDISGGVNGGEGIVAIGTENGEVVALDADDGSESWRTKVPSEAMSLSEARYGVIAVRTNDNSVHALDVRSGNISWSAGKSRPALTLRGASQPKVVGDLVLVGFDDGKLMAINLRDGEPVWEVPVSIPKGRSELERMSDVDGEFAYLDGIVFAASFNGRVVAIDLDTGKTQWTKDLSSYAGLSVDRERVYVTDADDSVWGLDISTGATLWRQDKFLYRELTAPQVMGNYIVVGDYDGYLHWLSKEDGKIIGRDNVAGDKIEVAPIIINNRAYVLANNGSLSVLQYRK
- the der gene encoding ribosome biogenesis GTPase Der, translating into MKPVIALVGRPNVGKSTLFNYLTKSNNALVADQPGLTRDRIYGLSKRFDNRYIVIDTGGIAPRDESQDQDDINHAISTQAWHAIEEADLVCFLVDGREGLVSQDQEVFKKLRSTNKKVFVLVNKVDSGVANMLSSDFYSLGAEHVYETSARSGKGVRALFAIIDEQFPDREEEPEEDGPSDVIKVALVGRPNVGKSTLANALIGEERFVTSDVPGTTRDSISANIEKFGTKFELIDTAGVRRRSKVNDMVEKFSVVKTIQAIEDAHVVILMLDGTKEFAVQDAHLAGMVLQSGRAVVVAINKTDVSSFEDRKEMQKGFDLKLRFLEFAERQFISAKHKEGITKLMRAAARAYKSANVNVNTSDLNRMLEGALESFQPPLVRGRRIKLKYAAQVSSCPPTFAIHGNQIERIPATYKRYLENYFRKSLKLVGTPIQLLFKQPDNPYAGRHNKLTPRQEHSRKRMMKKVKKR
- a CDS encoding molybdopterin-dependent oxidoreductase produces the protein MVLKKGTLSARGLHELYAEDAGKADKLLWGREANPLTRRGFLTKSSLLAMSAAVGAAIPFAHLIPSGLIPAAFAEEETPFKIEGKDGLIVLNDRPVNAETPAHLLDDEITPAKHMFVRNNGIPPVKEKIDPAAWKLEIAGEACETPASFTISELKEKFKTYTYQLQLECGGNGRSEFVPSASGNQWTTGAVACPTFTGVRVRDVLESCGIKDNAVYIGYYGADTHLSGDLDKQPISRGVPIQKAVQDESLIAWAMNDEDIPYLNGYPLRLVCSGWPGSVSGKWLTRIVVRDQVHDGKKMEAPSYRVPKVPVAPGTEVPKEDMQIIESMPVKSLVTFPKSGISHKLAKPLAVRGHAWAGDFQVAKVEVSNDFGATWKMVMLQAPVNKFAWQHWRTEITFPEIGYYEVWAKAIDREGRSQPMVVPGWNPKGYLNNACHRIAVQVV
- a CDS encoding sterol desaturase family protein; translation: MDSDKQHEYKPRNVEDMSEQIFVFAEGKISGYLSCLLGVLSFLAVLCYQFPSYLTTTDLRAAYDSVFLQNVLMVCMWAALIFSLITFILAKRRKLGAIGAVFTLAAFALGGYEVETGAVEPNQLSLGLDWLILTLLMSVGIFTFLEKIFPKYKEQAILRPEWTLDLFYFVFNHLLIAVLLLVANYFVVNVFGWAANANVQSTIQSLPTAVQVLILVIGADFVLYWSHRIFHETPALWKIHAVHHSVEHMDWLAGSRNHIVQTIVDRSIAMVPLYLVGPDKAALDIYVTFAALQAITVHANLGIPFGPLKYLITTPQYHHWHHSTDRPAIDTNYAVHTPLFDKLFGTYHMPVEHWPAEYGTTKRLPRSFLGQLVYPFKR